Proteins from a genomic interval of Candidatus Equadaptatus faecalis:
- a CDS encoding ferredoxin, with protein sequence MEVKVNVDECIGCGICAQLCPEVFEIDEAAGKSTVKAQSDSPEVKNAMEACPVGAIYPKTE encoded by the coding sequence ATGGAAGTCAAGGTCAACGTCGACGAATGTATCGGATGCGGCATCTGCGCGCAGCTCTGCCCTGAGGTTTTCGAAATTGACGAAGCCGCAGGCAAAAGCACGGTAAAGGCGCAGAGCGACTCTCCTGAGGTTAAAAACGCCATGGAGGCGTGTCCGGTCGGTGCCATTTATCCTAAAACAGAATAA
- the miaB gene encoding tRNA (N6-isopentenyl adenosine(37)-C2)-methylthiotransferase MiaB gives MLRFAVRVFGCQMNVYDGDRLRTAFVHRGWEETDDASADFVVLVTCSIRDKAEQKVISEIGRYNLRYKADGQKPVVVLIGCMAQRIGRETAKRFPCVKLVSGPRHLGLVPQGIEDVFKDGESRFFMDDDPRALQDLEVAPLARTNPYKAYVTISYGCDRFCSYCIVPYVRGRLQSRRHEDILAECRTLAASGASEITLLGQNVDAYGKDTKDYTFAKLLKDVSEIDGITRLRFATSHPKDFDEDILQVMAETPSICRSINLPVQSGNDRILKEMNRGYTVEKYSGLVRKIRETLPDVMLTTDLIVGFPGETEEEYRDSYNMLRELRFDIVHTAAYSPREGTKAAVMDCQIDNRVKARRLNEINDMQSQLARELNEEYTGRTLQILADGFAPRGEGLIQGRTMSDKVVILHGSEADFGKTLSVKITRASHWSLEGERIQQ, from the coding sequence TTGCTCAGGTTTGCTGTCAGGGTATTCGGATGCCAGATGAACGTATATGACGGAGACAGGCTTCGCACGGCTTTCGTGCACAGAGGCTGGGAGGAGACGGACGATGCTTCCGCGGATTTTGTCGTGCTTGTCACATGCAGCATACGCGACAAGGCGGAGCAGAAGGTTATAAGCGAAATAGGCCGCTACAATCTGCGTTACAAGGCAGACGGACAAAAGCCCGTTGTAGTGCTTATCGGCTGCATGGCTCAGAGAATAGGACGGGAGACGGCGAAGCGCTTCCCGTGCGTGAAGCTTGTTTCGGGGCCACGCCATTTGGGGCTTGTTCCGCAGGGCATTGAGGACGTGTTCAAAGACGGAGAAAGCCGTTTCTTCATGGACGACGACCCCCGCGCGCTTCAGGATTTGGAGGTTGCGCCTCTCGCGAGGACAAACCCGTACAAGGCGTACGTCACGATAAGCTACGGATGCGACAGATTTTGCAGTTATTGCATAGTGCCTTACGTCCGCGGACGGCTTCAGTCGCGCAGGCATGAGGATATTCTCGCGGAGTGCCGCACGCTGGCGGCGTCGGGTGCAAGCGAAATTACGCTGCTCGGGCAGAACGTTGACGCCTACGGAAAGGATACGAAGGATTACACCTTCGCGAAGCTTTTGAAAGACGTTTCGGAGATCGACGGCATTACGAGACTGCGTTTTGCAACGTCGCACCCGAAGGATTTTGACGAGGACATTCTGCAGGTTATGGCTGAAACGCCGAGTATCTGCCGTTCGATAAATCTTCCCGTCCAGTCGGGCAACGACAGGATACTCAAAGAGATGAACCGCGGCTACACGGTTGAAAAATACAGCGGACTTGTCAGAAAAATACGCGAAACCCTGCCGGATGTCATGCTCACCACCGATTTGATAGTCGGTTTTCCGGGCGAAACGGAGGAAGAATATAGGGATTCCTACAATATGCTCAGGGAACTGCGCTTTGACATAGTCCACACGGCTGCATATTCGCCGCGCGAGGGAACAAAGGCGGCGGTTATGGACTGCCAGATAGACAACCGCGTCAAGGCGCGCCGCCTGAACGAGATAAACGATATGCAGTCTCAGCTGGCGAGAGAACTTAACGAAGAATACACGGGGCGCACGCTTCAGATACTTGCCGACGGTTTTGCGCCGCGCGGTGAGGGGCTTATTCAGGGGCGCACGATGTCCGACAAGGTTGTAATCCTTCACGGAAGCGAAGCCGATTTTGGAAAGACTCTTTCCGTCAAAATTACGCGCGCAAGCCACTGGTCGCTTGAAGGAGAAAGAATTCAGCAATGA